One genomic window of Biomphalaria glabrata chromosome 9, xgBioGlab47.1, whole genome shotgun sequence includes the following:
- the LOC106061824 gene encoding uncharacterized protein LOC106061824, producing the protein MSRMAFNLDDYIIDCLFPAKGAPAQTFYPLFFTRIHLEFWSDVLFHYTVAFTKLSVLICLPVMICVLVKKSLTVTGIKQKMSNNNAQSNVVDSVKSWYKDSILNTPCSLWFSKLIHHSKIWTTEYSDKIDNGSFFDAEETRIKTHSAKQKAEEKTQQKHIDQQEDQTRGPPVKKSAVDELQSKETSQISEVVTDSTCRCSTKDEVKKSVQSKQTSKKQSKKEDIKNKPFVGKGTGERNSKNKKVYSRTSPFEVDQLTGEMCVCRKKVQDIIFSSETFYKDAKSADKISQANLVAPLHETTATLVQANTSEKHLVIEAVAGRQRPLEIILRKSRSSLDVDEATSDLMIGDINSIREKYAKNTILISGDCAKPVATINTRPKHEKSAHVFQELANTKVIGQLQKGAVKPQTEKIRPENRHVEQQTEKNPLREQLQQTDEIEDDMHSEELSERKKDVKIQEKPQIVNKHLELKQYKHALQVTKRRAPTTSMFHWKSRQGGQLQKHQLSKTITENKAANLSLNLSFGETKNTKVFSPTTSGTILEPSGRNTQEISKIVLQISHEPLLNKYLLGSSKDILSTNINKKTNHIFNDIIESCRCVEDDISAYAAESKDHVGSSKSECNGSSETLFNVSPCYNELTSEPLQDSIADERTSERSSHTYQIGYSHSYISYTYSSVSSRPPKPIIKTQQRDSDEDESSENVTYTLDSADSSSSDVRITNKEYGHVNGPLSKVLGSKPPMGKQKTLPEKHLCQFKPIETFPSKTKDCNTKFNRERPIEQKKESGHNKSVLKTRGHQEEVTDAPTSESTVTRTLSDRSYQSIFGCKLPRRIIPKDNTLNVRYNQEKQNQAKGPSKNAGYHLKGETILKQNTVVCRPSSKPLTGQLKHPDELSVGTTTADVFNCLIDSADKLNTIYTLAKVRSHVCAGVIRNKLNNTKFHPYVIPIPPDKVPKLRTVFNNQPSKTLHKPSIDHIPSSANRNLPKVKNAAFHCKERFIGLKPLRAPTGSKTHKQESALKDKKITLVSKKICFQTNPRLLQQRPAMSRVKIPPTIPENVEKLDWPTNYRWEKSYESKTKRTNVLEDRRLFKQDEKATETKAQKSEPIKALSNVNKALESYGNDQARKDQTKLTSISKLVFRNREISKNVCMIESLQPNISNEMTQKELLKEHDKTSKNEIETPLNTVIEDKMNDTQRVPTPTLSYVDWSLADQRKEMSKGRKLNNETPDLSCLRNVHSLDDLSALSTSNAQDVNIPQKTSFRVIKTSQENGTPPDDAPQKTTWASSLILNNPKSKTDTEHFLTNNQCKSIINEKSTLSTTFWTSNVHVTPMLSPPCLHRREHSLLGSDKQTLVSDTFDQMKQKSTHFPQTHLSESQSVNIETAKQVKTNKRQRPSRIPRYIQLQRSSRDKASVSLMNPDKKRADCNNIVDAKKIDAWENKQTEKNNSPSSPKLHLPDNKLKSQSELKVSKSPRSPSQGSHNISFRNSDSGLKHVLPLLMDRVQDSIIIITPEKKVKNLNLIMSKCNKMLNTLENSSETSLPMRKTQYLERKKIGEIEFHQSNVDKTNDSVPRKRSPCPLATVEECNEVKEAPNKSSHDAAMQIPILKESHVCEELKNKDIDKFDETSLWVNKKQLRTICSPESCRLCGTHTAENVTCDMGNVDLMTSHQQYTMKMSENLVSCRKLIQTLKQNEAAVETTNAQTTASLRELGGSKQAEHISARQSVSNRSVPSNIHSIYNNTVEQIRNCSEQKVKPNESYPLQNCSYSSPCSNITNAALNASSENKLKKASNKSGRLSGIPRLKKHANQNRVTTSKMTPDNYTQERAAELPVKVLTCEDYCMISRDSELSMGEKSFSKKQSIQSNERDNIKTQASFFKPKIKEKILQKENRKNLALRTNVTFRNGKKMKTSEDAHEQSVSTKNHEIISKRKLPKYCRFLEKKYTIHLDTAKPTASYPVCGSLESQSLNNTSCERTENYVFINKTEGNKTKKNRSESLFKLHSRKFIKDEMLLPHPKRRPEDLEKRRKKYQAMLPATKWRTDAHQTMCRQKANTKILDQLMNQYNDSYANTKVSHQNDLRPSSPKGILEKKTENLLRGKASHKSRDPLGEQEPKETKPTKTKATNQKVAQKVHDAKTRKARNHKGKPEKSRTLHEILHLEEHPTQDSNASSHQASLKEEKKSRESVKKHNKQKQMFFSDQSPMKVSTKLTKKNVSALSVSTKSDITERKIKRPTHTDEDLQTLDTHKIKQKASSLRKVMADSSNEHNSRECDRSTTMPTTEADMHVSPKPEKKSSEKKIDFQRIDKEETATEADDGNNDKPSFGQEILSSEPIQKLLKDIHTNEQDALIQRLKLWIQQRQSHSDNESMASTDTVIGREIEHLLKILINSLDPNKRKQMYYSTAHPIMEPLDRILEEEEKSQTSAAAAQSDVNDTSKERHRKATVASKEENSRHFFKGERYFRKATTSMDLKKTRLRRPGYRSGLHVRDARIRLFNQIAATEALYQEFKKMREQQFGYYENSDKLSLDAVSEDRRERTAKKGQKEAFTESDAIHLEGSPNLSTKADRNTSRFEHYNVFTSRYCNRNDWEKNDLARHYPSASTVSCFEVGATYAASAGHDVPVQTSSQIVYKKRGKRDESLRSLPGDLLMASSTYSGPWSPVSRGQLSDFMKTIDLGHANRSYNFFSQDVHKEGRDGKDDKCSNSSAEIILSWLARTPDIDISVDRGAVRKENSPGMTRGDNSNASVSVPLPLATTDEVITDETSSPWLENLRKKSVSPLNLKDLDCSLATQCASFRTRARQISNMTDNLNTWPVGKSVLRSSTKAEAEAANPQSALEKEKRTYGHSNHKLDRSGRKLDYTSENRNLKKDSGVVFSRKEQNESFNNRLGKNRLSKLRYNSSKRQQSFKLECIHPPRLNSAITHTSYSGITSKCFGAPMDRLELADDECTGTVNYPSSFITLNPSNHAANEVLESRGSLISWGNDCTTKELFFDSPETSPSATKKNMTANCAGEITKVGKAELSLEYHMSAQAASCSERQGTEETKKSGKSDESTVSRASLDWYKPSTLNNDVSSRAPGPESSFKINGSDQIGARSSFLNTEGDTCPAVESDAPLESLSSSAGKREHGTHTNDTADAGLTVESNEALHMKEKHTIRSSREHEISHFASREVNWKTCEYSNETLNRNYHESQRKNPSCHIQHSNSRPVYPRSDITGDVVVQDIATSSLCSTSRGRNEPCQYRHAVNVFNCDSDKINLSKVELDGIDIHDATRRHQEYRNAIGGLKRDRKTFMEDVLSKKSTFSKYELRDRGKYCSFTYTPEVNRGQGFSSGGVLSTSGSSKSLRQASDLGLVSRTGYRYKTLVTDLTHLDIASDRERHKRISHNQGEPLSSIPTRTGRSTIPTMSNFTKSQSDSLEQSHYDKLLTKESHLDDINDPSDPSTSSRQRSKHTTGFSYLYSANVDSGIGLDNSTGQMAQTSTLIRTRRPQRHTMVGQIVKMFEKRLQFKPVPNY; encoded by the exons GCTGGTACAAAGACAGTATTCTGAATACTCCATGTTCCTTGTG GTTTTCAAAATTGATTCATCACAGTAAAATTTGGACGACGGAGTACTCCGACAAAATAGACAATGGTAGCTTTTTTGACGCTGAGGAAACCAGAATAAAAACACACTCAGCAAAGCAAAAAGCTGAAGAAAAAACACAACAGAAGCACATTGATCAGCAAGAGGATCAAACTAGAGGCCCACCGGTTAAGAAGTCCGCTGTTGATGAACTTCAGAGTAAGGAGACTTCCCAGATTAGCGAAGTTGTCACAGATAGCACCTGTCGCTGTTCGACGAAGGATGAAGTTAAAAAATCTGTTCAATCTAAGCAAACTTCTAAAAAACAAAGTAAGAAAGAAGACATAAAAAACAAGCCATTCGTTGGCAAGGGAACAGGGGAGAGAAATTCCAAGAACAAAAAGGTTTACAGCAGAACTAGCCCTTTTGAGGTGGACCAGCTTACGGGAGAGATGTGCGTGTGCCGAAAGAAAGTCCAAGATATCATTTTCTCGTCGGAAACATTCTACAAAGACGCAAAGAGCGCAGACAAGATAAGCCAGGCCAACCTCGTGGCGCCTCTTCATGAGACTACAGCTACTTTAGTCCAGGCCAATACTTCGGAGAAGCATCTTGTGATTGAGGCAGTGGCTGGACGACAGCGTCCTCTGGAAATTATTCTTAGAAAATCAAGGTCATCTTTAGACGTAGACGAGGCCACGTCTGACTTAATGATTGGAGACATAAATTCCATTAGAGAAAAATACGCCAAAAAcaccattttaatttcaggagACTGTGCCAAACCTGTGGCAACAATTAACACGCGCCCCAAACACGAGAAAAGCGCGCACGTTTTCCAGGAACTTGCCAATACAAAAGTTATTGGCCAGCTACAAAAAGGAGCGGtaaagccgcagacagagaagatTCGACCAGAAAATCGCCACGTAGAGCAGCAGACTGAAAAGAATCCTTTAAGAGAACAGTTACAGCAAACTGACGAGATAGAAGATGACATGCACTCCGAGGAACTTTCAGAGCGCAAAAAAGATGTAAAGATTCAAGAGAAACCacaaatcgtaaacaaacatcttgaattaaaacaatacaaacatGCTCTGCAGGTCACTAAGCGTCGAGCACCGACCACCTCGATGTTTCACTGGAAATCTCGTCAAGGGGGACAACTACAAAAACATCAATTGTCTAAAACAATTACAGAAAACAAAGCAGCAAATCTTAGTTTGAATTTATCGTTTGGTGAGACCAAAAACACCAAGGTATTTTCACCGACAACAAGTGGTACCATTTTAGAGCCATCTGGAAGAAACACCCAAGAAATTTCAAAAATTGTCTTGCAGATCAGCCATGAACCCTTattgaacaaatatttgttaGGCTCGTCCAAAGACATTCTAagtacaaatataaacaaaaagacCAATCACATTTTCAATGACATTATAGAGTCTTGCAGATGCGTTGAAGATGATATTAGTGCCTATGCAGCCGAGTCTAAAGACCATGTAGGCAGTTCAAAGTCTGAATGCAATGGTTCGTCAGAGACGCTGTTTAATGTGAGCCCATGTTACAATGAACTAACTTCAGAACCGCTACAAGACAGTATCGCGGATGAGCGAACCAGCGAGCGATCGAGTCACACTTATCAGATCGGATACAGCCACAGTTATATTTCCTATACCTATAGTTCCGTGAGTAGTCGTCCGCCGAAACCCATAATTAAAACACAGCAACGTGACAGTGATGAGGATGAGAGCTCTGAAAATGTCACCTATACTTTGGATAGTGCCGACTCAAGTTCCAGTGATGTACGGATTACCAACAAGGAGTACGGTCACGTAAACGGCCCGTTATCGAAAGTGCTTGGGAGCAAGCCTCCCATGGGGAAGCAAAAAACTTTGCCAGAAAAACATTTATGTCAGTTCAAGCCGATAGAAACATTTCCGAGCAAAACGAAAGACTGCAATACGAAGTTCAACCGCGAGCGTCCAATTGAGCAGAAGAAAGAAAGCGGCCATAATAAAAGTGTTCTCAAAACGAGGGGACACCAAGAGGAAGTAACTGATGCTCCCACGTCTGAAAGTACGGTAACTAGAACACTGAGTGATCGTTCTTACCAATCTATATTTGGCTGTAAACTCCCAAGACGCATTATCCCTAAAGACAATACGCTGAATGTTAGGTATaaccaagaaaaacaaaaccaagcCAAGGGCCCCTCAAAAAACGCTGGATATCATTTGAAAGGCGAAACTATTCTGAAACAGAATACTGTAGTGTGTCGACCTAGTTCAAAACCCTTGACAGGTCAACTGAAACACCCGGATGAGTTGTCTGTCGGGACCACGACGGCTGACGTGTTCAACTGCTTAATAGATTCGGCTGACAAACTGAACACAATATATACCCTAGCCAAAGTGCGTAGTCACGTGTGCGCGGGCGTCATAAGGAACAAATTGAACAACACAAAGTTTCATCCTTACGTCATTCCCATCCCGCCCGATAAAGTGCCAAAACTTAGGACCGTTTTTAACAACCAACCCAGTAAAACATTACATAAACCTAGTATTGACCACATCCCAAGTTCTGCAAATAGAAACCTACCGAAGGTAAAGAACGCAGCATTTCATTGTAAAGAGCGATTCATAGGGTTGAAACCTCTTAGAGCACCAACTGGGAGTAAAACTCATAAACAAGAGAGCGcgttaaaagataaaaaaataacgCTCGTCTCTAAAAAAATCTGTTTCCAAACGAATCCCAGATTACTTCAGCAGAGGCCCGCGATGTCTCGAGTAAAAATTCCACCAACTATCCCTGAAAATGTCGAAAAGTTAGACTGGCCAACTAATTACAGGTGGGAGAAAAGTTATGAGAGTAAAACTAAAAGGACAAACGTACTGGAGGACAGGAGGCTATTCAAGCAGGATGAAAAGGCAACGGAGACGAAGGCACAGAAATCAGAGCCTATAAAAGCGTtatcaaatgtaaacaaagcgTTGGAATCATATGGCAACGACCAAGCAAGAAAAGACCAGACTAAGCTGACGTCGATAAGCAAATTGGTCTTCAGAAACCGGGAGATAAGCAAGAACGTGTGTATGATCGAGTCTCTCCAGCCAAACATTAGCAATGAGATGACACAGAAAGAACTACTAAAGGAACAtgacaaaacaagcaaaaatgaAATTGAAACGCCCTTGAATACAGTGATTGAGGACAAGATGAACGACACACAACGTGTTCCCACACCAACATTAAGTTACGTGGACTGGTCACTCGCTGACCAGCGAAAGGAGATGAGCAAAGGGCGTAAATTGAACAATGAAACCCCAGACCTGTCCTGTTTGCGGAATGTCCACTCATTGGATGATCTCTCCGCCTTATCAACATCCAATGCTCAGGATGTTAACATCCCACAAAAAACATCATTCAGAGTCATCAAGACCAGTCAAGAAAACGGAACCCCACCTGATGACGCTCCTCAAAAGACGACATGGGCAAGTTCCTTGATTCTAAATAATCCCAAGTCAAAAACAGATACAGAGCATTTCTTAACAAACAACCAATGCAAATCGATCATCAATGAGAAGAGCACTTTGAGTACCACCTTCTGGACTTCCAATGTTCATGTTACTCCAATGCTTTCACCACCTTGcttacatagaagagagcattcACTATTGGGCTCTGACAAACAGACACTTGTGTCCGATACGTTTGACCAAATGAAACAAAAGTCAACCCATTTCCCACAGACCCACCTTTCAGAAAGCCAATCAGTTAACATTGAAACGGCAAAGCAAGTCAAAACTAACAAAAGACAGCGCCCCAGTCGTATACCTCGGTACATCCAACTTCAACGCAGCTCTAGAGATAAGGCCTCAGTATCCCTAATGAATCCAGACAAGAAACGcgctgactgtaacaatattgttgatgctaaaaaaattgaCGCCTGGGAAAATAAacaaactgaaaaaaacaattctCCATCGTCTCCGAAATTGCATTTGCCGGATAATAAGCTGAAAAGCCAAAGTGAATTGAAAGTATCAAAAAGTCCGAGATCACCAAGTCAAGGGTCTCATAATATTAGTTTTAGGAATTCTGATTCTGGTTTAAAACATGTCCTTCCATTATTGATGGATCGTGTTCAGGATTCCATTATCATTATCACCCCTGAGAAAAAAGTGAAAAACCTGAATCTAATCATGAGCAAGTGCAATAAAATGCTCAACACTTTAGAGAACTCTTCAGAAACGAGTTTGCCTATGAGAAAAACCCAATATCTTGAGAGGAAAAAAATTGGCGAAATCGAGTTCCATCAAAGTAATGTGGACAAAACTAATGACTCCGTACCGAGAAAACGTTCACCGTGTCCGTTAGCCACAGTAGAAGAGTGTAATGAAGTCAAAGAAGCTCCTAACAAATCGTCTCACGATGCAGCAATGCAGATTCCTATATTGAAAGAGTCACACGTTTGTGAAGAGCTGAAGAATAAAGATATCGACAAGTTCGACGAAACATCTTTGTGGGTGAATAAAAAACAGCTTCGTACGATATGCAGCCCCGAATCCTGCAGACTTTGCGGGACACATACAGCAGAGAACGTCACGTGCGACATGGGTAACGTCGACTTAATGACATCTCATCAGCAGTACACTATGAAGATGTCGGAAAATCTCGTCTCCTGCCGGAAACTAATACAAACGCTGAAGCAAAACGAGGCGGCGGTCGAAACCACAAACGCCCAAACTACTGCAAGTCTCCGAGAGTTAGGGGGCTCAAAACAAGCAGAACATATATCAGCAAGGCAAAGTGTTTCGAATAGAAGCGTGCCCAGCAATATACACTCCATTTATAACAACACTGTGGAACAGATAAGGAACTGTTCGGAGCAAAAAGTGAAGCCAAATGAAAGCTACCCACTACAGAATTGTTCTTACTCCTCCCCATGTAGTAACATTACTAACGCAGCATTAAACGCTAGCtctgaaaataaactcaaaaaaGCTTCAAACAAATCCGGGAGGTTGTCAGGAATACCTAGACTCAAAAAACACGCAAACCAAAATCGTGTAACAACTTCAAAAATGACGCCTGACAATTACACACAGGAGAGGGCTGCGGAGTTGCCAGTTAAAGTTTTAACCTGCGAAGACTATTGTATGATTTCTAGGGACTCGGAGTTGTCAATGGGGGAAAAGTCGTTCTCAAAGAAGCAAAGCATCCAATCAAATGAAAGAGACAACATCAAAACACAGGCCAGTTTTTTCAAGccgaaaataaaagaaaaaatattacaaaaagagAATAGAAAAAACCTGGCTCTTCGTACAAACGTTACATTTCGGAATggcaaaaaaatgaaaacttccGAAGACGCACACGAGCAATCAGTTAGCACCAAAAACCACGAGATTATCAGCAAACGAAAGTTACCTAAATACTGTCGATTTCTAGAGAAGAAATACACCATTCATCTCGATACTGCCAAACCGACGGCTAGCTATCCCGTGTGTGGGAGTCTTGAGTCGCAGAGTCTCAACAATACCTCTTGCGAGAGAACAGAAAACTATGTTTTTATCAACAAAACTGAAGgaaataaaaccaagaaaaacaGATCAGAAAGCTTATTCAAACTGCATTCCAGAAAATTCATCAAAGATGAAATGCTTTTACCTCATCCTAAACGTAGGCCTGAAGACTTGGAAAAGCGAAGGAAAAAATATCAAGCGATGCTGCCTGCGACAAAATGGAGGACCGATGCTCACCAAACAATGTGTCGTCAGAAAGCGAACACCAAAATCCTCGACCAGTTGATGAACCAATACAATGACTCGTACGCCAACACTAAAGTGAGTCATCAAAACGACTTGAGACCCAGCAGCCCCAAAGGAATCCTCGAAAAGAAAACTGAGAACCTCCTAAGAGGGAAAGCATCACACAAGTCACGTGATCCGCTAGGTGAACAGGAGCCAAAAGAGACCAagccaacaaaaacaaaagccaCGAATCAAAAAGTTGCCCAGAAAGTTCATGACGCGAAGACAAGGAAAGCCAGAAATCATAAAGGCAAGCCCGAAAAAAGTAGAACTCTGCATGAGATTTTGCACTTAGAAGAACATCCGACACAAGATTCGAATGCTTCAAGTCACCAAGCAAGTCTCAAAGAGGAAAAAAAGTCACGAGAGTCTGTCAAGAAgcataacaaacaaaaacaaatgtttttttccgATCAGAGTCCGATGAAAGTGTCAACTAAATTAACTAAGAAAAATGTCTCGGCCTTATCAGTGTCCACAAAATCAGATATTactgaaagaaaaattaaaagaccGACGCACACTGACGAAGATTTACAAACTTTAGATACTCATAAAATAAAGCAGAAAGCGAGCTCGCTGCGCAAAGTGATGGCAGACTCATCCAACGAACACAATTCAAGAGAATGTGATCGCTCCACCACTATGCCAACTACAGAGGCCGATATGCATGTCTCCCCCAAGCCTGAGAAAAAGTCATCGGAGAAAAAAATCGACTTTCAAAGGATCGACAAAGAAGAGACAGCTACCGAAGCAGACGATGGCAATAACGACAAACCGTCGTTCGGCCAAGAGATCTTAAGCAGTGAGCCTAtacaaaaacttttaaaagatattCACACCAACGAACAGGACGCTCTGATCCAGAGACTGAAGCTGTGGATACAACAACGTCAAAGCCACTCAGACAACGAGTCCATGGCAAGCACTGATACAGTCATCGGCAGGGAGATAGAGCACTTATTAAAGATACTAATTAATTCTCTGGATCCTAATAAACGGAAGCAAATGTACTACTCAACGGCCCATCCAATTATGGAGCCACTTGACAGAAttctagaagaagaagagaagagCCAAACTTCCGCAGCTGCAGCTCAAAGTGATGTCAATGATACATCCAAGGAAAGACACCGTAAGGCAACCGTTGCCAGCAAAGAAGAAAATTCCAGACATTTCTTTAAAGGTGAACGATATTTTCGGAAGGCTACGACAAGTATGGACTTGAAGAAAACCCGTTTAAGGCGTCCGGGGTATCGCTCAGGACTGCATGTTCGAGATGCTAGGATCCGTTTGTTTAACCAAATAGCGGCTACGGAAGCGCTGTACCAGGAGTTTAAGAAAATGCGGGAACAGCAATTCGGATATTACGAAAACTCCGACAAGCTCTCGCTAGACGCTGTTAGTGAGGACCGCAGAGAACGCACTGCTAAAAAAGGTCAAAAGGAAGCGTTCACAGAGAGTGATGCTATACATCTGGAGGGGAGCCCAAATCTCTCAACGAAAGCGGATAGAAACACTAGCCGGTTTGAACACTATAACGTTTTTACCAGTAGGTATTGTAACAGGAACGATTGGGAGAAAAATGATTTAGCTAGACATTATCCATCAGCGAGCACCGTCAGCTGCTTCGAGGTAGGAGCAACATATGCGGCCTCTGCAGGACACGATGTCCCCGTTCAAACCTCCAGTCAAATTGTTTATAAGAAAAGGGGAAAAAGAGATGAATCCTTGCGATCCCTGCCTGGGGATCTGCTTATGGCCTCGAGTACGTATTCCGGACCGTGGTCGCCTGTCTCAAGAGGCCAATTAAGTGATTTTATGAAGACCATTGACCTAGGTCATGCCAATCGAAGCTACAATTTCTTCTCTCAGGATGTACATAAAGAAGGACGGGACGGAAAGGATGATAAATGCTCCAATAGTTCTGCCGAGATCATACTTAGTTGGCTGGCTAGGACCCCAGATATAGATATCTCAGTTGACCGAGGAGCCGTCAGAAAAGAAAACAGTCCGGGAATGACTAGAGGAGACAACAGCAACGCATCCGTCAGCGTGCCATTGCCTTTGGCAACAACGGATGAAGTCATAACAGATGAAACAAGCTCTCCCTGGTTGGAGAACCTCAGGAAGAAAAGCGTTTCCCCGTTGAACCTCAAAGATCTGGACTGCAGCTTAGCTACACAGTGTGCTTCCTTTAGAACTAGGGCCAGACAGATCTCAAACATGACTGATAACCTCAACACTTGGCCCGTGGGGAAATCTGTGCTGAGATCGTCAACTAAAGCTGAAGCCGAGGCTGCCAACCCCCAGAGTGCTTTGGAAAAAGAGAAGCGAACATATGGGCATTCAAACCATAAACTGGACAGGTCGGGGAGAAAATTAGATTACACTTCGGAGAATCGCAATCTCAAGAAAGATTCTGGTGTGGTTTTTAGTAGAAAGGAACAAAACGAAAGCTTCAACAACCGTCTGGGCAAAAACAGGCTGTCAAAACTAAGATATAATTCATCGAAAAGGCAGCAGTCTTTTAAGCTGGAATGCATTCATCCCCCGCGGCTAAATTCTGCAATAACTCACACGTCATATTCTGGCATTACCTCGAAATGTTTTGGCGCGCCAATGGATCGTTTAGAGTTAGCAGACGATGAATGTACTGGAACTGTAAACTACCCAAGCAGCTTTATAACACTAAACCCTTCTAACCACGCAGCAAACGAGGTACTCGAGTCTCGAGGCAGTTTGATCTCTTGGGGTAACGATTGTACAACTAAGGAACTATTTTTTGATTCGCCAGAAACAAGCCCTAGTGCAACCAAAAAGAACATGACGGCCAACTGTGCTGGTGAGATCACAAAAGTGGGGAAAGCGGAGCTGTCGTTAGAGTACCACATGAGCGCGCAGGCGGCGTCCTGCAGTGAAAGACAAGGTACTGAAGAAACAAAGAAGAGCGGGAAGTCAGATGAATCAACAGTTAGCCGAGCCAGTTTAGACTGGTACAAGCCCTCCACCTTAAACAACGACGTCTCATCTCGAGCCCCAGGCCCCGAATCATCCTTTAAAATCAATGGTAGTGATCAGATTGGGGCAAGAAGCTCCTTTCTAAATACGGAGGGTGACACTTGCCCTGCTGTTGAAAGTGATGCCCCGCTAGAATCTCTCTCATCTAGCGCGGGAAAACGTGAGCATGGCACGCACACAAATGACACAGCAGATGCGGGTTTGACAGTTGAAAGCAACGAAGCGTTGCACATGAAAGAAAAACACACGATCCGCTCGTCGAGGGAACATGAAATTTCACACTTCGCCTCCAGAGAGGTCAACTGGAAAACGTGTGAGTACTCGAATGAAACGCTAAACAGAAACTATCACGAGAGCCAAAGAAAAAACCCATCGTGCCATATCCAGCATTCCAATAGTAGACCTGTTTATCCAAGAAGTGACATTACTGGGGACGTTGTAGTCCAAGACATTGCTACTAGTAGCCTTTGCTCTACTTCACGTGGACGGAATGAACCATGCCAATATCGACACGCAGTAAATGTTTTCAATTGTGACTCGGATAAGATTAATCTGAGCAAAGTTGAGTTGGACGGTATCGATATCCACGATGCTACCAGACGCCATCAAGAATACCGAAACGCGATTGGTGGATTAAAACGAGACCGGAAAACGTTTATGGAGGATGTTCTGTCCAAGAAGTCTACGTTTTCAAAGTACGAGCTTCGTGACCGGGGCAAATATTGTTCATTTACGTACACACCGGAAGTAAACAGAGGACAAGGCTTCAGTTCTGGGGGTGTCTTGTCCACTTCAGGCAGCAGCAAATCTCTGCGTCAAGCTTCTGACCTTGGTTTAGTGTCACGCACTGGTTACCGTTACAAGACGCTCGTTACC